In the genome of Xiphias gladius isolate SHS-SW01 ecotype Sanya breed wild chromosome 1, ASM1685928v1, whole genome shotgun sequence, the window ATTGTCTCTATGGGCCCAAACAAGTTTTTAACCCAACTCATGGCTTGGTAAACCACacagtgctgtttttacacGCCTTCCAAAAACCACAATGTATCAGTAAGAGTCAAATAATTTCCTATAAAACACAGATGTTCAAACAGTTGCTCAGAGAATCACAaagaacaaacagacaaaggcaACAAAGCCTAATTCAAAAATTATATCATGAACGGACATTTGAGTCAAAACAAAAGCCAAtaggaaaatgttttacatatgGGAAGCggttactgtatatttctaaaatgttgaCGTTTAAGGGAGTGTCAAACTGAAGCCAgtattcagttttaattaacATCCATAATCTACTGAAAGTAAAAGGaacactgtttattttaatgCCAGAATGATCCCTACCCACAGTTGACAGTTCGCCTGAAAACAGATGGTGCAACACAAACCTGCTTCtgcttttatgaaaaaagtATGATGGGAAAACAAAGAGCTGCTCTAACAATTAAAGCCGAGCTGTACATAGCAATGCATCCCAAAATCCAGGAGAGCACTGTTCATCATAGTCACACTTGATGCCAGAGGGTTAAGCAACCACATAATCACCTCTCTAAAAATTCTCAAGATGCATGATTACAAGCACAAAGAtatgttattttcacattttcgAGTCACAGCTTCTGAAAGCGAAATAAAACCACTTGGGCGTAGTCATTTATGTACTTAACCTGTCATTAATGAGTCACTAAGGGAATAGTAGGAGTTTGAGTCTAGCTCTGGTTTCAGCTCTGAGATAAATTCCTACACCCCCCATCGTTCCGGAGAGAAGGATTATAGTCTCTTTTCCTCCACAGTCTGAATCCTACATACCTCTCCCAAGGGGCATGGATCAGGTAAGTGTTTTAATTGCATGATACTTAGGAGCACATGCTTGGTGTCAGCCTGGCCTGAATATGTATGATGGCacactaggaaaaaaaaagaaaaaaaaaaaactggtgttAAATGATTTGCCAGCCCCCCTGCTTAGATTAGCCGAAGACACAGCTGAGGCGTTTAAAGGATCTTTTCAGGGCACTTGCATTAGTTCAATTCTAAtataagagagagggagagagtgattTTCAGTTCTGGCTTAATCAATGGCCCACGTTGAACCCCTGATGCTGAATTTACATATGATAATTGATGTTGTAACCAAAAACCTTTGATTCTTTGTACAACATGAGTAGTAGATGCAGCTGTGTGGGCCATTCTCCATGTTTGTCGAGTTGTTTAGAATCAGTCCCAGAATAAGCTCTGagtgatgtttttgttcattcagtgtGCGCCCATGCATGTGTGCGTACCTGTGTGACACTCAAGGTTGTTTCCACCGCACACGCCccactccttttctctcctttctgttgTTAATGGCATGAACAGGTGCATCTATGCATGTAATCTAGCTTGAAACCCTGCTcagttttgtatgtttgtgtttctgacagAGATCTACATCCCTGGAGGTGTCAGTGACAGCCCACGACTATGTACCTGATGTGCAGAGCAGCGGGCGAAGCCCTAGTTCGGCGTGCACGAGAAGGAAGAGACGCTCCCAGAGCATACCGGCAGAACTGGCAGCCCCATCCACCAGTCCTTACACTGAAAGGCCCACAGGATGGACTCACAGCCTAGAGGCAGGAGCTGCAAATAAGGTAACCCTGCATCAGAATATAATCACACTGTGGAGGAACTGAGGCTCTGCTGTCAGATACAATAGAAGTGATCACAGTTAAGCTTCCACTTTCCACATGTGAGATCTGGCATTGTAAAGAAATAGTAAAAACATTGCTATTTTCTCCTTTCAtacaaaatttccaaaaaaaatgaatatattacTCTAAAACTAACTTAGAACAGGGGATCTGTTTGCAGTAGCTGAAAAAACAGTCTTACCGCAAgatttagtagctgttctggagctttcaatctTATTGCATGATCTTtgtcagcagatggagttgctCGGGTCTCAGAATTGTACATTttcaagtttcagtttttttaccAGCACTTTAAAGATTTTTTCTATCcatgttgaaaaggaaaaaaaaatggaaaaatggaaatctgaaCAATACAATTTTGTAACAACTGAGCAACTCCTTCGGCTGATGAAGATCAAGAGGTTTGATCAtaagctccagaacagctagTACAGTGGAGCTCAGGAGagtttgttttctcaactgctgCTTTTGAGGTCATGAAATTTTCACCCTCCAGATACATATTGTTTTACAGTTCCAATCTTGGCAGCATGTGTATTATAAAGGGGAAGTCGATCGGTTTTACAAATCAAaatctgtttacaggtcttggggagtaagactgcacatgtaaaaaaaaaaaaaaaaaaaaaaaaaatttaaaaagccttttgtggctccagagggagctttGCAGAATCTGATACACTGCCTCAGCTACAAgtttggaaaaaagagaaaaaccatCTTGGTTGGTTTACATATACTAATAagactgtttttcctctgtcgGACAAGTTTGCCTACAGTTTGTGTTTACATGATGCTTGCTTTTTTCTCAGTATTCCAGTATGGATCCCAGACAGAGGAGAGCTTCAGATGGGGTGCTTTGTGTTGTCAAGGAAATTTCGTCTGACATGGCCGTGCCCAGAGGCCAATGTTCTCATCTACTGTCCTATAAGACAGAGCCAGGTGCTGGAAATACTACTCTACCATGCAATTATTTCTTATATCCTCAAATaaacaaagtacaaagtttGTGAACACATGCTcatcatctttctcttttttttagatCATTCTTTTACGAATGTAAATGAAGAGATTGATTATGAGGACAAGGAGAAATGCAGGATGTCAAGAAATGGCCACAACAGGTCTGTAATAGCTGTCAAGTCAAACATCTATCCATACACAAATCATGACAATAAAGTATAGTTTTCATCACTCATTCTGTACTTGCCTCAAAAGTAGCAGAGATGTTCAGAAGGACTCAGGAAGGCCCAGGGTTCCAGTGGTTTGCTTAGAGCGTCTCAAAATACTCATCTCTCAACTCCCCCCACATGGACGACGGCAGAGTGACCCTTTACCTGCTAGCTCGATGGAGAAGAGCGAAACTCTCCCACAGCAGAGAACCTGGCATGATGTAATGCCTCAAGTatgtctcatttttttcatattgtagAGGAATGGTGATCTTAGAAAAACACCAAAGCAGTCAGATTacagaacatttaaaattaaaataaaagttacatttttttaaattaatgacaaCTTTTGTTGTACATGGTTATGGCCACTGTTTTAAACGGCTGCTGGCAGTAACTTCATAATCACGTGAGGAATTTAGAGTGGTATTAATATTCTCATGTAAtgctcagcaagaaagcaaattttcaattcaattttatttatatagcgccaatTCATAACAGgaacttttcatgtagagcaggtctagacttTACACTTTATAGTCATATTTACATAGACCCtacattcccccatgagcaagcacttggtgacgttggcaaggaaaaactcttTTAACAGTTAGAAGCCTagaacagaacccggctcatggtgggcggctgtctgccTCAGCCGGCTGggttggtgggggggggcatagcacagtagacgtataacataaagatgtgtaacaataatgacactaataataaaaccaataataaTAGGGTggataataatactaataaaactaaatataataacagttgataatcataatatttgaagcagtggttgTTGAGCACGATCAAGGGGGCAATAAGTGGttctgcagtcacagatccagactctctaggACCAcgggcagaaatacctgcagaaaacgataggaagagagaggagagcgacgagaaagcacaaatctatgggagagagaagaagtcaagttagtaacaagcattggatggagaggaagaggaggagagaggagcttgatgcatcatgggaagtcacccagcagtctaggcctatagcaacataactagggggtggttcaagccaagcctgagctagccctaactgtaagctttatcaaaaaggagttttaagttttaagcctactcttaaatgtggagagggtgcctgcctcctggaccaaaactggaagttagttccacagtagaggagcctgataactgaaggctctgcctcccattctacttttggagactctaggaaccacaagcaagcctggTACTATGAGCTGTTTCAGATATGAtagtgcctgaccattaagggtttctaggtgaggaggaggaatttaaattctattctgaattttacagggagccaatgcagagaagctaacacaggagaaatgtgatctcttttcctagttcctgtcagtactcgtgctgcagcattctggatcatctggaaagtatttaaagatttgttgggacagcctgataataaggaattacaataatccagcctagaggtaataaaagcatggactagtttgtctgcatcttttttgagaaaggatgtgtcggatttttgtaatgttacttaggtgaaaaaaggcagtcattgaagtttgttttatgtgagagttaaaggacatttcaTGATCaagataactcagagattcctaaaagtggtgctggaggccagggcaatgccagctagagtaactatatcattagataatgtgtttcttaGGTCttgggggccaagcacaataacttcagttttctctgagtttaacagcagaaagttgctggtaTGGTCCCTAAGGcttgcttgaagtttagctaactgattggtttcaccaggcttcattgacaaatacaattgggaatcatcagcatagcaatggtagtttatggagtttttcctaataatattccctaaaggaagcatatataaggtgagtagaactggtccaagcacagaaccttgtggaactccgtgactaacttttgagtatatggaggatttatcgttaacgtgcacaaactgaattTGATCTGATgaataggacctaaaccagcttagagcgtTTTCTttatgccaattaaatgttccagtctccgtaataggatatgatggtcaatggtatcaaatgcagcactaagatctaacaagacaagtacagagacattACAACTGGTTGGCAaaagctttctcaaggatcttagagagaaagggaaggttactTATGGGtttatagttggctaaaacaaaTGGATCTtgagtaggctttttaagaagagttttaatttcagctgttttaaaggactgcagtacatagcctgttaataaagacatgttgattatatctagtaaagaggttCTAACTAAGGATTAAACTTCCATAAGCAGCCTAattgggatggggtctaagagacaagttgatggtttagatgaagacattttttaagttagttggcaaaggttaatgggagagaaactgtatAAGTATACATCAAATATTATAGTATATAGCATGTTAGTGAATGTCCCAGAATGTCGAACTATTACTTAACTTAATTCTCTGtatattttcacagaaaacagtaCAGTGTTCTTTAATCTAATCCATGCCAAAATGTACTGTCATCTAGGGTTTacaaatgtgtctgttttttcactttccatGGTCAGCACAAAGGATTAAAATGCACAGATGTTTTGGCTATATCCTTTTCAATCTGTAGTGGTCATTTAGCCtcagtattttttaacatgttacAAATAATGAGTATCAATGTGTGTCAAGGGGATTTACACCTTTGCACGTAATTTCTTGGAAGGCACTTTTGACCATTTACAATGTAAAAGTATTCTCAGGGTTTCTACCTTTGTAGATGATCCACAGTATGTAATCTGTTTGATAAAGTGTTGGCATGTTAGCTACtagttattattttattcaatacATCTTCAAACACTAGTGATTCTAGTTAACATGCTGTTAAAACTTTGTTTAATTCAGCAgctaatatgaaaaatatattgaatACAATATGATAAAagcttcctctcctctcctctcctctcctctatggTAAACGTAGGGGATAGCTGTAGGCTCTGAGACCAGGAGGACCACCCGCTCACTCACAGCGCCACCTTATGCTGCAGAGCGACAAACTTATCATCAGTCTTCCACACAGTCAACCAACAGTGAGTTTGACAGCCGAGGGAGATTCAGCTCTCGTAGAGCATCCACACTGCCCTCCACAGACCCTAAATATGTGCCAGAGAGTTACTCTGCACTGGATCTGGAGTCTGATTCTGATCCTAGGTCAGTCTCAGAAGACACAGTTGTTTCTCGGGCTGATCCAGACCCAGAGATGGACTCAGATGCATCACCAGATTCTGAACCAAATGCAGAGTCTTCATCTGAAGCTGAACTTGAATGTCTGGCTGAGGAGAAATCAGTGGCTGCAGGAGAGATGGGGCTCTGCGGTGACACTGATATTGCAGGGTATTCAGAGCCAAGTCTTGAATATGAGGCGGACCCAGAATCAGACGCTGAAGTGGGATCAGAGGATGGCCAAGGGCTAGATGCTGATTCTGAATCACGCGATGCAGATACAGAGTCTGACATTCAGCCTGAATATGATCCCCGTTTTCAGGCTGAGAGTGATTCTAACGTCGTGTCCGATCAGCCTCCAGACTCTCAGGGCTCTGTGGAGTCTGAGCTCGACGTCGAATCTGAACCTGAATTAACAACTGATGATCCACAACCGCTTCGCTCTGACCTGGAAGAGGAATCCCACATTGGACCTGGTCAGAGGCCGCTTCTGATCGCAAACCCTGTAGCTCAGAGGGGGACAGAGGAAGTCCAGCCTGAGCAGGACAGTGCAGAGATGGAGAGTGAGGACTTCtgtgctgtctgtctgattgGAGGGGACCTGCTGTGCTGTGACCGCTGTCCAAAAGTCTTTCATTTGTCTTGCCATATCCCGTCTCTGCTAAGCTTCCCCTCGTAAGCTTCTTATACTGTAACCTGAAATTTAtacatttaacattattttctcACCTCCTATCGAACTGTTTACTTAGCGCTCTTGCTGTTAACCTGATTATGCTTCTGATCCTGTTCAGAGGTGACTGGGTGTGCAGCCTGTGCAGGAATGTTTTGCAGCCGGAGGTTGGATACGACTGTGAGAATGAGAGAGCATCTGGAGAACACAAATCGGCCCACGGACTGACTCTATGTGACCAGAGAGTAGGTCCTTTCATTAGCtgcattaataataatgatgactTGTGGTTTTGGActctttttatgatttcagtgACTGCGCTACTTTTCCTGCATCTataataattttctttcaattttggTCAATTGTAGAAATGTGAGCGGCTGACTCTCCTGATCCTCAGTAACATCCTGAGCGCTCCCTTCCATGAGCCTGTCAGTCCACTTGTGAGTGATTTGACTTTTCTTACAGTCCAGTTAGAGTGAAGGCCAGCTCATTTCACTTATACTTACAGGAACAGAGTAGAATCATAGTAGTTTTCCTTATGTTTTGGTGTTCATGAACACACTTTGACTGCGGCTATATTTGTGAGGGTTTAGGGAGCTTAAATGTaccctgtgtgttttgtttttttttttgttttttttttaagacaaatgcatttcttttctcataaaaattttaaaagctgaattttaaaataagttgAGTCATGCATTGTTTATATTCGTTTTTACATCAGCTAACAGTCGTCTTATTCTCTGCCTTTGCTGGTGCTTCACAGCATTTCTTGGTGAGTTAACCACCACCAACTGTCGATCAGCTGAAGAGATTAAAACTTGTGGCAGAAATACATGTAGTTTCGCCACATGCTCGTGTGGAGGCATGTTGTTGAGGACCCACTCATAAAAACGTTGCTTGATAACACTGcgcaaaaactccacagggtatcTTTAACACTGCTTCTAAAGGTTGCCTCCTCTCAAGTCCAGTGCAGTTAAAACCCATCACTATTTGAGCATATGTTATCATAGGTAGGAAAAGGATTGCctgatttagatttagattctGTTCAAAGCAAGTACCATCTATATAGGTGGAGGCAAATTTGTCACAATGATACATAATGCAATCTGTGgaacatttctttgttgttgtattttgaaGGGGAAAGAGCTTTGAGGTAATTAAATTGGAAGGAGTATGAGGGAACTAAAGTGGCCGGGTGGATTGTATAAAAGTCTTAAATATCACTGCTTTTTCATGCAGGCTCGCCATTACTACCAGATCATCAAGAGGCCAATGGATCTGTCTGTAATCAGAGCCAAACTCAATAAGAGGAATCCTCGACATTATAACTCACCGGATCAGTTTGTTGCTGATGTCTATCTCATGTTCAACAACTGTGCAAAGTTCAATTATGTAGGTTAAAACTGATactttgtatgtgtttattcaATGTACAGTCTGTctcataattataattattaacaTAATCTCAGTTAATCCCGATGTaattgctctttctctctctctgaccacAGCCTGACTCTGAGGTGGCCCAAGCAGGGCGAAGCCTCGAGGCATTCTTCACTTCCAAGCTGAAAGAGGTTTTCCCAGACAGAGTTTTCGCTGCGGCCGAGGCGGACTCTGACAGCGATGAGTATGATGAGGCCTACAGAGCCGCTGAGAGTGGTTTCCCCTGGCCAGAGAGGAGGGAGCAGTGccacaggaagaggaaaaggagaaactCTCTCAAGTCGAGGAGACATTATTTCTAAGCAGAGGTGAATGGAGTACAGCCATGGATACAAATAtgctttatttgtgtgtaactATACTGCTTTTATTTAACAGGTTGTGGGGTTGTACCAGTGTTTCCATTCTGTAATCAGAAAGTGGCCCTATTTGGGGTTTGCAGTAAGATCACAGTGCTGCCATCCTATGGCAGCTCAACATATTGAAACAATACTTCAAATATTTGAGCAATTGTTATCCCTGCAGACCTCAACTGATCAGAAGAGCAGAGACTGTTTAAAAAACTActggaaaaaaatttaagttaCATACTGTGTGCTATACCTTTGGAACCATATCTCTTTGGAGAAAATCAGAGATTGTTGAGTTGCTTTTGCTTAAAACAAGTCATAGTAGTGAGGTGATGCTGTCATCGTTACAGTACCATATCATATTTTCGACATTAATGATTTCTCCCCGATGCACTGGAAAGTACTTACTGTGTTTACAATTAGGCATACCTTCTTACATATCTTATGTTATATGCTATGTATATTGTACAAAGAGGATGCTGTAGTTGGATGTTCATCAACGTCACCTTCCATCATTATGAAgtggttcttttttttagttgaacATAGCCCTCATATACAGCACTTTGAAACTTTAACATTAGTAAATTCAGTACTTACCATATTCGTAAATGTTCGacatatttatacatgtgtAACTgtacagaactttattttactatatttgtcaCTTTAATTACTAAATGATTGCAGGCAATTATCATAGGTTTGATTATTGATATAATTAATTTGTCTcagtagctttttttaaaaagcagcagtgcATCTTACTGCAGAATGTGAGTGATTGAGGGCACTACAACTGGTGCTGGAGCTCAACAGGGCCTACTCTTCGCATTTTCATGTTTGCACCATCCaagaaaatttcaattttgCATTTAACCATGAATTAGGTTTGTGTATACATTATGTAACATTTCCGTTCCACCTGTGTTTCAGCAAAATGTTGTACTCCTTTATTatctaaatactgtatctcaGGCTGAATAAGAGTGTAAGGTATTGATATCATTCAGTatggattattttaaaaacGTCCTTGCTTTGTAGAGCCACACTGTTGAGAggaaatgtgtaattttataATATGCACTGTTGTAGAgaacttcctgtttttaaatatactttacTTGCTTCCTGCTACTTAAGATAGACTTTACTTGACTTTTACAGTAATTAATGGCCAAATTATTGTCTGTATCTTCTTTGATCATTGTCAAGAAtagtgaatatacagtataactgtACGTAACGTTACTTCCTTTTAAATCAATAGATGTAATAATATTTCTTATTGTGTGAGGGAAGACTGATAAACTATAGTTACTGTCACTGTTTCATGAGAACAATGtggctcattttttttcatttttttactgtaacagTCAACAATAAATGCACATATCAATAAAATGCACTCaagagaaaatatatatttttttaattattttccatCTGACATTATTAATCATAGGTTACAGGAGTTgaacaaatggaaaagaaacTTTGTTTCGTCAGCATAGACATATCATTTACAGCAagtttattgtaaatgtttatCTACTGTATGAAACCAGCACTCAGTACATACTGCAGCCATTTATAGTTGGCCTATATACTTCTATATATATAGTTTGATCTCTTTTCAGCTTCTTTCCTAAAAGATACGGAAGCAAACATATaaatcctttaaaataaaattcatacaaatttcttaacattatatttcatgtttatttctCAGTGCGTCTCCAGTAGTTCAAATATCATGATAAATTATAACATTTTCTTGCAGATAATTTCttctaaatgtatttgaaaatcATATAACGCTTTCAAAACTTTGGATTTGGATGTTGCAGGTTTGGGGGACCATGAATAACACACGATTTTCAACTATGAAACTATTTTCTGAGGTTCATCTTCTACTTTAATTTTGTTGCATCTTCTCTGATTAAActcgatgatgatgatgattgaaaTATCCCATGACAAACCCCCCCTCTGAGGTAGAGTGATAATGAATccggtgtgtctgtgttggatGGTAAAGCATGGTTTTGATCTCTGAGTATTGAGAAGCAATGGCCATACTGGAACTTGtttttgtaagaaaacaaaaatactgtaaataacacAGTTAACACATAAATATCCCTGCAGCATTCCTGCTTAAATTAAGAAGATAATTTCTTTGAAGGAAGATGACAGTTATTGGTGAAACAGCAAGCTAATTTTGCTTGAACAAAGTATTCAGCAGGCGTCTCACCGCTTCTCAACCTTTGTgagatgtttttgaaaacagtctTGAGTTGAATTTTCTCCCCAATCAGGTACTGTAATATAAAAACTGGTGTTTTAATAAGACTTTTAAAGCTACTGTGACTGCCATGCACTATTGAAGAGTTAAAGTCAGTCCTTCACAAAAACCCttcaaccacattttttttctttttttttcattgattgtgagtatatataatttacatttttggaaataccaCTTcagacactgaaccaaaaatgaGGACTCACATGTAGCTCCATGGTTTCTCATATGTGTAAAAATCCCCCTTTGGGGTTTTAATGCACTCTCTTTACAGCCTGCTGTCGTAACAGTAAGAGAGTTGGGAGAGCtggagctgagaggaggagaTTGGTGGACTTTATTTTTACCTTAAGTTTGGCCTTTAAGGTAGGAGATTCCCATCAGACTATAATTGtaacccaaaccttaaccatctACTAAACTATCACAATTACCAGAGGCTAACCTGATATGAGTGCAATCAGCCTTAGGGGCAGTGCCTCCTGGACGACTGaatacagagcaaaaaaaatctttagatGCGATTTTGGCAAgtttaaaaagtcaacagcaGCACCTCTATTTCTCCATGTTCTCTTTAAGCTTTAATTAATCTTATGACAGTACCTTCTGTTTGAATTTGGGGGCTCCTGACCATGAGAACCTCTGCTCACAGctcaaaacacaaatgttttagCTGTTTTGCACTACTGTAGAGTCACTCAAGCAtcaagttaaaggaaaaagctGCGCTCAAAGAGCTTTTTTACTGTAAGTTTCAAGAGATCTTCAAACACACAGTATCTCATAACACGTAATGATTAAGCAGATTGTCTGGAAAACATGAAAGCAAGAGAGATATAGCCCTCTGGACTCTGTCCTCTGGCTTTTTACCCAAGAGAGACTGCAAGCTTCTGCCTCACATCACACACAAGAAATTTTGGACAAAAGTTTTTCGAAATTagtgtaaaacatttaattgcATGTAAAACGATATTATGATTGTGTCTCAGATTCCAGGGGAATAGTCCAGGAGTGTTAGCAATGGCAAAAAAGATTCTGCATATCTGGATATCTGATTTAGATTTAGTCACACAATAGAGGAAAGGATGTATCTTAGTAGGTAAACTGATTTCTAGAGAAAGGAGAGCTTTTAAGAAAAGTCCCTGGTGGTGTGTTAAAGTTTTATAGTtgttaaactgaaataacaGGACCCCCTCGGTAAAGATGCCGTCCAAGTTGGAGTTCAACATCAGTTCAATGTCGTAATTTGCTGTAAAAtcacttattatttatttgggGACAAGGATAAAATGCTATCTTTACTATTATTACActgctaattttctttttttaaagaacacaCAGCAATAAGGCACAGGTGTTAATATGTACACTGTTATGGTCAGGGGACATCTTGCTATGTTTTATTCCGGAATAAGGTTTGTGACCTTTCGGTCAGCAGACTTGGAGTAAAACATTACAGGATAATAATGAGACACTTTTGTGACCTTTGGTGAACAATGAAAAGGGCAGACAGACAAGCACTGAGAGtactgagagaaaaatgagagctgACCAGTGAAGCAGTCTGTGGGAGCTGAATTCTGTGCCTCACTGAGGTCAGCTgacatgttatatttttaacatGTGCTGGCATTTTATTGTCTGTAGCTTAGCTTCTGCAGCTGTACCATTACTGTGGTCACATTAGCTTGTAGGGATCCTAACATCCTGGCTCCCCTTTCTaaaagtgccttttttttcttaagggGAACCTTTCAATTCAGCACTCACGTCTTTGGAAACTCATGTATAACAGGTTTTGTGCTGGACACATTGACAACATAGTTAAAATTGGTATTTATGTATAACATGCATACTATCTGTCAGTACCTGTGTGTAAAAACCTGCCTGGATCGTCTGTATTGTGTTGATCAACCTTTTTGCCACCCTGCTTGTAAAACTTCTTTCGCTGGCTGAGAAGGGGCAGAGACTTTGCATGTTTTCACTTCTTACAGGGGAGACGTGTGGTGGTGAAGCAGCTTTTCCCAACACTCAGTCTGTAGAGTGGCAGGTAGAGTGGTGtacagaagacagaggagaggaaggacgGTTTTA includes:
- the trim66 gene encoding tripartite motif-containing protein 66 isoform X1, yielding MEKSCSECSEPTLAQSLCTLCNKWLCYQCTDVHQHHRGPATSQYTDLHQQQRPSATQCPDLHQRGSSSLPPTGQGPGSYPCSLLMCHSHRQEPLELFCESCDLLCCSSCHLSSHKNHRVVQIGKALQDQQWLFESLMVQVEERRSAVENNAKQIEGRLHGVKIAHRKAENQIKMAKMIMMNELNKRANLLIEQLEKISEDFQQRLEDQLQGAIEICGQLDHVQKFITWATTHHRRGPVLFSRALISLQMQQLLEPSLQSDSWSPVKIKFNWDASYWMKQISSLGQLTVEGGSCTYPQGLACSSIMRPQPITCLALPSVFRRREPGCGYQACCEPQMCCLHDIPSHPDLPSLDKSELEAKLYNSSCVQPALIPASLHQSQQLQRCWDTDSSSHCPPPTSPVPTIGPIQLNCSRGPTSQPQAADSQPHSQPKSYLSYHHQREILPDSQAQLSANRSRPGQCQGKLSFSPTMQQELSHTAVDRDVMTEGSWEERCRVEETCGHTAVVESRQLLDEELQQDRSEQSHVQQLLQQPQQPQQQQQQQQQQQRRVPTAADLRKEQQGTRPALSLRDHRDGRSESYIPLPRGMDQRSTSLEVSVTAHDYVPDVQSSGRSPSSACTRRKRRSQSIPAELAAPSTSPYTERPTGWTHSLEAGAANKYSSMDPRQRRASDGVLCVVKEISSDMAVPRGQCSHLLSYKTEPDHSFTNVNEEIDYEDKEKCRMSRNGHNSSRDVQKDSGRPRVPVVCLERLKILISQLPPHGRRQSDPLPASSMEKSETLPQQRTWHDVMPQGIAVGSETRRTTRSLTAPPYAAERQTYHQSSTQSTNSEFDSRGRFSSRRASTLPSTDPKYVPESYSALDLESDSDPRSVSEDTVVSRADPDPEMDSDASPDSEPNAESSSEAELECLAEEKSVAAGEMGLCGDTDIAGYSEPSLEYEADPESDAEVGSEDGQGLDADSESRDADTESDIQPEYDPRFQAESDSNVVSDQPPDSQGSVESELDVESEPELTTDDPQPLRSDLEEESHIGPGQRPLLIANPVAQRGTEEVQPEQDSAEMESEDFCAVCLIGGDLLCCDRCPKVFHLSCHIPSLLSFPSGDWVCSLCRNVLQPEVGYDCENERASGEHKSAHGLTLCDQRKCERLTLLILSNILSAPFHEPVSPLARHYYQIIKRPMDLSVIRAKLNKRNPRHYNSPDQFVADVYLMFNNCAKFNYPDSEVAQAGRSLEAFFTSKLKEVFPDRVFAAAEADSDSDEYDEAYRAAESGFPWPERREQCHRKRKRRNSLKSRRHYF
- the trim66 gene encoding tripartite motif-containing protein 66 isoform X2, whose amino-acid sequence is MEKSCSECSEPTLAQSLCTLCNKWLCYQCTDVHQHHRGPATSQYTDLHQQQRPSATQCPDLHQRGSSSLPPTGQGPGSYPCSLLMCHSHRQEPLELFCESCDLLCCSSCHLSSHKNHRVVQIGKALQDQQWLFESLMVQVEERRSAVENNAKQIEGRLHGVKIAHRKAENQIKMAKMIMMNELNKRANLLIEQLEKISEDFQQRLEDQLQGAIEICGQLDHVQKFITWATTHHRRGPVLFSRALISLQMQQLLEPSLQSDSWSPVKIKFNWDASYWMKQISSLGQLTVEGGSCTYPQGLACSSIMRPQPITCLALPSVFRRREPGCGYQACCEPQMCCLHDIPSHPDLPSLDKSELEAKLYNSSCVQPALIPASLHQSQQLQRCWDTDSSSHCPPPTSPVPTIGPIQLNCSRGPTSQPQAADSQPHSQPKSYLSYHHQREILPDSQAQLSANRSRPGQCQGKLSFSPTMQQELSHTAVDRDVMTEGSWEERCRVEETCGHTAVVESRQLLDEELQQDRSEQSHVQQLLQQPQQPQQQQQQQQQQQRRVPTAADLRKEQQGTRPALSLRDHRDGRSESYIPLPRGMDQRSTSLEVSVTAHDYVPDVQSSGRSPSSACTRRKRRSQSIPAELAAPSTSPYTERPTGWTHSLEAGAANKYSSMDPRQRRASDGVLCVVKEISSDMAVPRGQCSHLLSYKTEPDHSFTNVNEEIDYEDKEKCRMSRNGHNSRDVQKDSGRPRVPVVCLERLKILISQLPPHGRRQSDPLPASSMEKSETLPQQRTWHDVMPQGIAVGSETRRTTRSLTAPPYAAERQTYHQSSTQSTNSEFDSRGRFSSRRASTLPSTDPKYVPESYSALDLESDSDPRSVSEDTVVSRADPDPEMDSDASPDSEPNAESSSEAELECLAEEKSVAAGEMGLCGDTDIAGYSEPSLEYEADPESDAEVGSEDGQGLDADSESRDADTESDIQPEYDPRFQAESDSNVVSDQPPDSQGSVESELDVESEPELTTDDPQPLRSDLEEESHIGPGQRPLLIANPVAQRGTEEVQPEQDSAEMESEDFCAVCLIGGDLLCCDRCPKVFHLSCHIPSLLSFPSGDWVCSLCRNVLQPEVGYDCENERASGEHKSAHGLTLCDQRKCERLTLLILSNILSAPFHEPVSPLARHYYQIIKRPMDLSVIRAKLNKRNPRHYNSPDQFVADVYLMFNNCAKFNYPDSEVAQAGRSLEAFFTSKLKEVFPDRVFAAAEADSDSDEYDEAYRAAESGFPWPERREQCHRKRKRRNSLKSRRHYF